The Anas platyrhynchos isolate ZD024472 breed Pekin duck chromosome 1, IASCAAS_PekinDuck_T2T, whole genome shotgun sequence genomic sequence TGCACTTTATGAGAAGATGCCATGTCATTGTCATTACCCCTATCCAAATTGGTAGCTTCTGTTATCACCCTGTTCTTCCCTTGATATTGGTTATGTTCATAGATAGTGATCTGTGGATTGTGTAAATTTTCAGTAATCAACATCAGGGAAGTGATCTTGTCATTCATCTCTTTACCAACAAAGCTatgctctccctcctcaaatACCAGTAACCGGCCTGTATAGTTAATGTGCTCATAAGCCACCCAAGGCTGTCCAATTACTTTCACTGAGGAGATACAGTCATTCCAATCTACATCTGTCAGATTGGCAACGTCTCTGGTGAGTTCTTTGGAGTGCCCCTGGAAGTTGGCGTGCTCATAAATGATGATTTTCCCCATCTCAGCAGTGTTTCTGTAATTTGGAGTTGTTGCTGTAGATGTCAGATGacagcctgcagaaaaggaaaacagaaaacaaacaatactTGTAAGAAGCCCTTCCACAAAAGACGCAAGGCaatggagagggaaaaagaagaatggGACAATTAGAACAGTTATAGCAAGGAATGAATAAAACAGCTGTTGGACGAAACTGAGGGCATGATGCATAAATTtgaatttggaaggaaaaattaaGAGTAAAATGAGATATGCATCAAATCTATCAGGTCTTAGTTGTGTAACTATCTTGGAGTAAATTTAAGTGATATAAAACTTTTCAAACTATTGTTTGGTGTTATTAACATTTAgcaaaagttaataaaataacaagAGCTATTCTTGCAGAAATTGATCAAACCTTCCTATCTATAATGGGAGCTATTTACATCTCATTATTTCACAGAGGGCTGAATGGGCCGTAGCAtaggagaaagagaggg encodes the following:
- the LOC119717431 gene encoding epidermal differentiation-specific protein-like, whose amino-acid sequence is MGKIIIYEHANFQGHSKELTRDVANLTDVDWNDCISSVKVIGQPWVAYEHINYTGRLLVFEEGEHSFVGKEMNDKITSLMLITENLHNPQITIYEHNQYQGKNRVITEATNLDRGNDNDMASSHKVQQGAWLLCEHSDGSGFCYIAREHEHLPSYRAINFNDKLSFLRPLLPGKHCH